The nucleotide window AACAAAGACGTGAAGTAGCAATAGATAAGGAGAGTTGTAAAAAACGATTATATTTCCTAAAAGTGTTTGTAAAATAGCTATTCCAGCACTAACTAGCCATATGTTCAAAACGTTATTACCTCATATCCTTGATTGACGTAATAGGATACTCTCTCACCGGCTGGCATCAATGACACTCCTAAATTCTCTAGATGTGGCTTTATGTTCATTGCCTGCGCAACTCCTATGCAAGCAGAGTCTACTATTTTATTTTGAAGGAGCTCTTGGAACATGTTTTTCATATCGCCATCCAATTGTGTTAATTTCTTCTGACTTGGTCCGAAATATATCACTTTAACGTCTTCATATCTCTTATTTTTCACTGAGTTATAAGCCATTCTCATTGCTAGATCGAACTTCTCGTCTCCAGACATTATTAAGAAGAGGACTTTTGCCATATTTTCATCTTTTAAAATCACATTAAAAAGTTTAACTTAATAATGTTCTTGATCTAGAGATTAAAATTCCCAAAAACATCAAGAAAATGCCGAATAACTGTATAGGAAAAGGTAAAACGTGGTACAGTAGGAACTCTACTAGAGTAGTTAGAATAGGCACAGAGAAGCTGAGAACTGTTACCTTAGGTATCTTCTCAGCCTTAACCATCATGTTCCAAAGGAAGAAGGAAATGGCCCCACCTAAAGTTGAAGTATACGCGATTCCTATATAAAATTCTGGGTTTGGATCAATGTTATGGTGTATTGGGAGTAGTAATGCTAGGATTATGCTACCTATCGAGAATTGACTTGCATTTACTGTTATAGGATCGTAACCCTTTAATTTTCTGTAGAAAACTGTAAATAACCCCCAAAATAGGGCATTGACGATAGTTATAATTGAACCAAATAGTGTAAGACCATGAACCAATGGTAAACCGTATAAAATTACGCCTGAGAAACCTATTACTACTCCAACAATCTCAAGTACCGCGGGTCTTTCCAATAAGATGATAAAGGAAATGGGTATTGAAAACAAGGGCATTGTATAGCTTAGCACAGCTGACTCAGCTGGGCTTACATAAAGTAAACCATACGCCCATAATAATGATGATACTGTAGTGTAAACTGCCAATTGTATTACGTCTCTGTTAAAGAGAATCTTTCCCCTACTAATTGATAAAAATATAATAGAAGAGATAACATACCTAATGAGATTGAAAAAGATAGGTGATGAAAACGTTATAGCATCCTTTGCGAAGTAGTAGTTAAATGACGTTATTGTTACATAAGGTAGCAGGTATTTTAATATTTTCACGTGCTAAATGTTTGGGAGTAAACTTTAAAGTTACCTAACAAAAGTCAGCGTATTCATTTATAAATTTGTTTTATGATATATTTTTTCATGGTTGATGCTGTAGAACTGTCAAGGAAATACGAGGGAAAAATTGAGATATATCCGAAAGTTCCTATCACCTCTTATAACGATTTCGCTCTCATATACACCCCAGGTGTTGCTGAGGTATCTAAGGCGATTTATAAGGATCCGGATAAGAGCTTTGAGTTAACAAGTAGGTGGAACACGATAGCAGTAGTAACAGACGGAACTAGGGTTTTGGGATTAGGAAATATTGGCCCAACTGCAGCAATGCCAGTGATGGAAGGGAAATCTCTATTGTTCAAATACTTAGGAGGAGTTGACGCAATACCTTTGCCAATTAACGTAAAGAGTGCAGATGAGTTCACAAATGTTGTAAAAGCTCTGGAAACGTCCTTTGGCGGGATTAATCTTGAAGATATTGAGTCACCAAAGTGTTTCTATATTCTGGAAAAATTGCAATCCATGTTGAATATTCCAGTATGGCATGATGATCAACAAGGTACTGCGGCAGCTATCCTAGCAGGGTTGATTAATGCGATGATATTAACCAATAAAGACCCTAAGGAAAGTAAAGTCGTATTTTACGGAGCTGGAGCATCAAATATTGCAGCAGCTAGAATTTTAGCTAAATATGGATTCAAATACGAAAATATTGTAATGATTGATAGCAAAGGTCCATTGTATGCTGATAGAGAGGACGTAGATCACTTAATGTTACATCATAAGTGGAAGTACGAATTGGCTATAAAGACGAATAAATGGGAAGCTAAGGAGATAAAGGACGCGTTTAGTGGCGCAGATGCAGTAGTTGCGGCATCTACTCCAGGTCCCAATGTAATAAAGAAGGAATGGATAAGTCTGATGAATAAGGAGGCAATAGTCTTTGCCTTAGCCAATCCAGTTCCAGAGATATGGCCGCAAGACGCTAAGGAGGCAGGAGCGAAGATTGTTGCAACGGGTAGAAGTGATTTCCCTAACCAAGTTAATAACTCCCTAATTTTCCCGGCAATATTTAGGGGAGTTTTGGATAGTAGAGCAAAGGCGATAACAGATGAGATGACGATTGCAGCCTCTGAGGCTCTAGCTAAATACGCTAGGGATAGGGGGATAAATGAGAACTACATAATACCTAGAATGGATGAATGGGAGGCGTTTTATGAGGAAGCAGCAGCAGTTGCTAGTAAGGCAGTAGAATTAGGGTTAGCTAGAGTTAAAAAGAGTAGAGAAGAGTTCAGGGAAATCGCTAAGGAGAGAATAATAAGGGCTAGGAAGATAATGAATTTGGTGATATCCACATGGTCACCATAAGGAGGGCTACTAAAGAGGACGTCAAAACGTTAATAGATTTTTTCAGTAGGATGTATAGGTTAAACAGCGAATTCGATCCACTACTATTGACTCCAGAGAATTTGGAGGAAAGGATTAACAAAGTGGTAGAGAAGAGTCTTGAAGATCAAAATGAGATGATAGTAGTAGCGGAAGATCAAGGTAGGATAGTTGGCGCTGCCAGGGTTTTAATAATAGATAGGATATTTTATACACCGGAAAAGGAAGCATTAATTAGGGAGTTTTACGTACATCCTTCATACAGAAGGCAGGGAGTAGGTAATGAGATAGTAAATTTCATAATAAGCGAGTTGAAAGAGAGGGGAATAGAGATACTAGGAGCTGAATTCCCTTCTAGAAATTTAATAGCAATTTCGTTCTATAGAAAAATGGGCTTCAGAGAAATATATTGTGAATTCGTTAAGAAAATTTAACCATTTTTTATTCCGGTAAATACTCTTCCATACCAGAAATTCTTCTCAAGTCTTCTAAGGTCTTAGTTACACTCTCTCTTCCAAACTCCCTTTCGTAATCGAAAATGCCTTTAGGAAAGCTTAATCCTAATCTGACACCTAGGTCAATATCTTCCTTGCTTGCAATTCCGTTTTTAACCATCCAATTTGCCTCACTTATCGCAGGAGCTATAATGTATAACGGATTTATTTTTTCAGCTAGTTGTGGAGGTAAATTAGGCTTAATATACTTATTTGATGGATAAGTATAGAACCCTTTTCCGCTCTTTACGCCGAGATCTCCCTTTTTTGTCATCTCCTCTAGTGTCTTACACGGATAGGCCTTAAATCCCCTTTCCATCATTGCAGAGCTTACGTAATAGTTAACATCCACACCAGTGTAATCCACAAGTTCAAAAATTCCCATTGGAAATCCCAATTTATATCTAGCTACTGCGTCTATCGCAGTATATTCACAAATCCCCTTTTCAACAAGCATGCAAGCTGTGGTGATAATCCTCAATAATATTCTGTTAACCACAAATCCCGGTACGTCCTTATTAACCATTATTGGTATCTTTCTAAGGGATTTAATGAATTCATAAGTCTGTTTAACAGTGTCGTCTGAAGTTTTACTTCCCCTTATTATCTCCACTAACTGCATTAACACTGGGGGATTAAAGAAGTGAGTTCCTATAACCCTTTCTTGCCTTTTTACAGCAGAAGCAATTTCCGTAATTGGTAAGCTACTAGTATTAGTAGCCAATATCGCATTATTGGGTAATAGTTCCTCAAGCTTAGAAAATAGTTGTCTCTTTAAATCCAATTTCTCTGGTATTGCTTCTATTGATATATCAATTTCCCTTAACTCATTCGATAACCCTTCTATGGTTTTAATTCTTCCCAAAACGTCCTCAACACTTTCCTTTAAGTTACCTTTTTCATACAATTTCTCCAAACTCCACTTGACCTTCTGTATTGCGTTATTCAATATATCTTTAGATACATCACTCAGATAAACGTTATACCCAGCTATGGCTGAAACTTCGGCAATTCCGTGGCCCATTGTCCCTGCTCCAACTACCAATACATTTCTTATCATGAAATTTCAACCTACTGGAACCAGTTCATAAGTTAGATATCCTTCTGGTTTCCTCTCAATAACCTCAAGTTTAACCTTCATCCCGACTCTAACTTCCTTAGCCCTTACCCAGCCTAGAACATTTACTCCATTACTCATCCTAGCTATACCCACTATATAATCTTGATAGTGAGAGAATGAGGGAGGTTTGACGTTAACTACGGTATATGCCACAATTTCACCTTCCTTAGGCATTTCAATCCATTCTAAATTTGATATTTTGCATTTTGGACAATCATCTTGAGGCGGAAAATATATTGAGCCACACTTTGGACATTTCGTGGCTAGAATTTTACCCTCCCTTAATCCCTCAAAGAATTTGAATATCCTTTTAACTGGAATTTGATACCTTAGGTCAATCTCCCTTACGTCAATCCAAAGGGGGTTATTAGTCTTTTGTTCATTCACTATTGGTAATTTAGTTGTCTTTATCGCGTTATCAAGCATCAACAGTGATTGGGAAATTTCCTTTTGCATCTTATCCCTTATTTCATTTAGACTCATGTAGATGGCCTCCTAGTTGAGTATATTGTTACGTATGCGTAATGTCCAGTTCCTCCAACGTTGTGCGTTATTCCCATCCCGTTCCTAACTTCCACTTGTGTTCCCTTATGTGCTCTGTATAATAACTGTCTTGTTATTGATACTGCCATGCTTACCCCAGTTGCCCCTATTGGGTGTCCCTTTGCTTTCAACCCTCCATCAACGTTTACTGGTATTTTCCCTCCTATGTATGTTTGTTCTTCTCTTGCCAATAGGTATCCCTCACCTCTTTTTGCGAATCCTAAATCTTCATATGCCATTATTTCCGCTATTGTGAAACAATCATGCACATCTGCTACGTCGAAGTTCTTCCATGCGTTATCGAATTCTATTCTAGCTCTCTTATACGCTTGCTGTGCTGCAATGTGAGCTGCTTCTATATGTGTGAAGTCAGTTCTCCTACTCAAGTTTGCAGTGCCACTAGCAACTCCTTGTGATACTATCCATACTGGAGAATCAGTTATCTTTTTAGCAACTTCCTCAGATGCTAAGACTATTGCAGCAGCACCGTCAGTAATTGGAGAGGAGTCCAGAAGCTTCAGGGGATAAGCAACTGGTTTGGACTTCAAATATTCCTCCATAGTTATTTCCTTTTGAAATTGTGCATAAGGGTTCTTAGCCCCATAATAATGATTCTTAATGGCGATCTTTCCTAAGTCTTCCTCTTTCATACCATATTTAGCCATATATGCGGAGGCGTGAAGTGCGTAATATCCTGGGAAGGTAAGCCCAAAGTTCTCAAACTCCCAGAAATAACCCCCAGCCCTGCCAATTAGTTCAACTACTTGGGGATTAGGTGCTTGATGCATTTGTTCTACTCCTACGACTAGTGCTATATCTGCTTCACCAGATTTAATTGCTAGATAGGCATCTCTTATTGCTGCGCTTCCAGTGGAACATGCTGCCTCAACTCTCATAGTCCCCTTTGGTGTTAGGTTACAATACTCCCCTACTATTACTGCTGGTAATTCCTCGGAACTCCAATTCCCTACATTACCAACAACGAAGTATTGTATTTCATTTTGATCTATGTTTGCTTCTTCAAGAGCTTGTTTAACAGCTTCCCATGCTAGTTCTTGCAAATTAACATCTGTCCTTACCCCGAATTTGGTGTGTCCAGTTCCGATAATTGCTACATTTCTCATACTTTAATCTACCACTTGATAGTTTATTTAGTTTGTGTCATGTCTCTAAGTACCTTTTTATCTATCTTATTGGTTGAAGTTAGTGGCATGGAACTTATGAATATAAATCTATCTGGAATCCACCACTTTTGAATTTTACCCTCGTCCGCAAGTTTCAATAGGAATTGCCTTATTTCCTCCTCAGACACTTGCTCTTTCGGAACTATGAATGCAGCTGGTCTTTCTCCCCATTTCTCGTCCTTAATTCCAACTACTGCAACTTGAGACACCTTAGGGTGTAATGATATGGCGTTCTCTAAGAGTAATGAAGGAATGAATTCTCCACCGCTCTTTATTGCATCTTTCTCCCTATCAACTATATGTATATATCCGTACTGATCCATATAGGCTAAGTCACCAGTATGTAGCCATCCTCCTTTCCATAAGGCCTTAGTTTTTTCCGGATCTTTATAGTACTCTTGAGTTAACCATGGTGCTCTAACTACTATTTCCCCTATCTTACCAGTTTCCTTTTCTTTTCCAGTTGCTGGATCAACAATTTTAATTTGAACTAAAGGAATCGGTGCCCCAGCAGTTATTTGCGCCATGAATTTAGTGTTATCATCTAATCTTTCAATTGCTGAGTTATAATAACCGACTGACAATACTGGACAAGTTTCAGATAGGCCATATCCTCCTATTACAGTAATACCTAATTCTTTAGCTTTTTTAGCTAACCCTTCTGGAAGCGCAGAACCTCCTATTGTAACTTTCCATCTCTTAAATACGTGGAGATATCTGGGAGCATCGGGATTCGTTAGTAATAGGTAAAGTATAGTTGGTACCATTGCTGAATACGTTACACCCTCCTTATCCATTAGGCTTAGTATGAAACTGTAATCGTATTTCCCTGGTAAGACATATTTAACTCCAGCCATTAGCGCCACATAAGGATATCCCCAGGCATGTACGTGAAACATTGGTACTAGGATCATATATACGTCATTTGAGGTCAGACTTAATGGAGGTCTAGCTCCAACCAAGCTTACACTTATGGCATGCAATACTATCTTTCTGTGATTAAACCATACACCCTTTGGTTCTCCTGTAGTACCTGATGTATAAAATATTGTAGCCATATCGTTTTCATTAACGTTAGTCTCCTCTTCCAACGGTTCATTTGATTCTATCAGTTCCCAGAAATCTATTGTATCTAATGAGCTTCTTACCTTTTCCTTAGAATCGCTATAGGATATTACTTTCATCCCTACTGGCATTATTCCCTTCGCTTTTTCTATGAGTGGCATGAACTCATCTCTTACTATTAAATACTTATCCTCTGCGTGCAATATTGTCTTTGCAATTAATTCCAAGGGATATCTGATATTTACTGTGTGCAACACAGAACCTATCATAGGTATTGCGTAATAGTTGTGCATATAGACATCAGTATCCCAATCTATAACTCCTATCTTTTCTCCTCTCTTAACTCCTATCTTTCTTAATCCATTTGCTAACCTTTTTACAGAATTTGCGAAAGATCTAAAGGTATATCTTCTAATATCTCTGTATACTATTTCTCTATCTGGAAAACTTCTAGAACCAGAATCTAATATCTTATCTATTGTTAATTGGTATTCGTAATATTCGCTATTCATGTTATAATACTTTGAAAAACAACTATAAAAAATTTTACATCTTAATTCCGAGAAGTCTTCTCGCAGTTTCCCTTAATATAACAAGTTTTTGAATATCATTAGCACCTTCGTATATTCTCATTACCTCAACATCTCTTAACAATCTCTCTACACCAGTAGAAGTAGCTACACCGTATCCACCATGAACAGTTATTGCCCTAATCGCAACCTTCTCTGCAATATCTGTTGCGTACAATTTAGCCATTGAGGCAGCTACTATAGCTTCATTCTCAAGACCACGGTCAAATAAATTAGCTGCCCAGTACGTGAGTAATCTTGCAGTATTTACTTCAGTAAGTGATTCGGCTATCTTCTCTTGAACCATTTGAAATCCTATTAATGGACTCTGGAAAGCAAACCTCTGAGTTGAATATGTGACCATTCTCTCTAACGCAGCCTGGGCAACACCAACTCCTTGGGCTGCAACACCAACCCTTGTCCTATCGAAAGTGGCCATTGCGTACTTGAATCCATTCCCTTCTTCTCCCAAAAGGTTTTCTGCAGGGACCTCTACGTCTTCAAAGGCTAACTCTGCAGTATTTGAAGCCCTTAATCCCATAGTCTCAATTCTATTCAATACCTTAACTCCCTTCCATTCCCTTTCTACTATGAACATCGATATCCCCTTCCATCTAGCATTGGGCTCTGGGGGTGATGTCCTAGCTGTAACCACGTAATAGTCAGCTATCCCACCATTAGTGATAAAGATTTTCCTACCATTAATAACGTATTTACCATTTATCTTTTTAGCCACCGTCTGTATTCCAGCAACGTCTGATCCCGCTACTGGTTCAGTATTAGCAAAAGCTGCAACTTTATCTCCCCTAGCTACTGGAGTAACGTACTTTTTCTTCTGTTCTTCATTACCGAAAAGCAATATTGGAGTCATGAATAACCCTCCAACAGATATTCTCGTAGAAAGTGAGGCCCAGACTCTAGATATCTCTTCTTGAGCTATGGCAGTCATTAGCGTATCTCCACCTTGACCACCGTATTGTTCTGGTACTGCAACACCATATAGACCAATTTCCTTAGCTTTTTCCAATACTTCCTTTGGTACTGTACCTTCTTTTTCACCCTTTTCCACATAAGGCGCAACGTCTCTCTCCATGAATTCCCTTACAGCTCTCCTAAATAGTTCATGTTTCTCGGAAATGTTTATAGAAAATGCTTCCACACTACTGAAAGGTAAGACCATATAATTTACTGAACCAATAGACTAATTATAACTCTTTCTATCATTAGATGCAATTTCAGCCTTTAATTTAGCACATATTGGTACCGAAAAGTAATATATTAATCATAAGTGAATAAAGAAAAAACTATGTGAAAAGATAATATTTAGGTGATCACCTTATAAGAACAACATGTAGAAAGAAGGTCAGATTACCTTTAAAATAGCTCTTCCTAAGACCTTTCTCTCCAACATTTTCCTATATGCCTCATTTATTCTCTCTAATTCATAAATTTCGTATATAGCTTTGATTTTCCCATACCCTACCAATTTAATGGCTTCCTCGTATTCTGCTTGAGTATAAGATGCAGAACCTACTATTTTATGCTGTCTCATTATGCTCATTGCTGGCCTTGATAGCGTTATCGGCTCCCCTTCAGTATTTCCGATCAAAACTAGAATACCTTCCTTCTTTAATGCCCTTAACGAATCGTTTATGGTTTTAGAACCCACTAGTTCAAATATTGCATCAAACTTTTCACCTCTTATATCACTCACTGGCGTTACCCCCAATTCTTTAAGCTTTTCTCCTTTAGATGATAACCCATAAACGTTTGATATACCTAAATATTTCAAGTATTGTACAAGATGGATACCTACTCCTCCACCTGCCCCAGTTACCAAAACTTTACTATCCTTCTTTAAATCTGCAAGTTTAGATGCGTGAATTGCAGTGGCAACTGGGTCCATTGTAGCTGCGTATTTTTCGAGTTTATCGTCTGGCAAGGGTATGAGATTTCTTTCTGGGACAATGACCTGCTCTGCATATCCTCCAGTTATCTCTCCCTCTCCTAAAATTCTAGCGTTATCACATAAATTCTCCTTCCCGCTTTTACAATAGTCACAGCTTCCGCAATATAGATTTGGGTAAACAGCTACTGGTCTTCCATTATAGTAACCTACTATTTCATGCCCTAGGATTAAGGGTAGCTTGAGATTTTTAAATCCACCCTTCCATATAACTAGATCCCTTCCACATATTCCAGTATACGCTACGTTTATTCTAACTCCTACTCCATGAGGCTCTGCGTTACCTATTATAAAGGGTGAGTTAAACTGTGTTAAAATAGCCGCTTTCATATATTAAAAAAGGAATTGATTGTTAATATATTCATTGTTGACTTAAAGATTTAGGTACAAACATACACTTATCTTCAATCTTTCCAGCCAACGCGTCGTCTAGGAGCAGATAGGGGTTCTTAACTTCTTGTAAGCGCTTTCCCGTACCTCCTCTAAGGTCTAATACTACCTCAGACAATATGCTCAAGGCTATCTCCTCTGCGGTCTTCGAACCAATATCTAAACCTAGTGGGGAATGCAATCTTCTCTTTATTTCCTCTAGCGGGATATCTCTCTTAACTAATAATGAAATCATTAGAGCTGCTCTCTTTTGACTGGCCAATAACCCAACAAATCTTGCCCTCTTTTTCATTGCGATATATAACGCGTCTATATCATATGGTTTACCTCCCTCATTTGCTACAATTACAATTGAATCCTCACTTACCATTTGCTCTAGTAGATTTAGATCATTTGAAATAGCGTAAACTCCGCTAAAGTCCTCTTCCTTAACATCGCCAGAACCCACTACAGCGACGTAATACCCCATATCTATAGCTAGTTTAGCTAAGAACCTAGCAATAATACCAGATCCTACTACTATTATGGCTGGCCTTGGTTCAATTGGTTCGATCACTAATTTACCATCTTCTAAATCTTTTTGAATTACCTTTCCCTTTTCCAACGCTTCCAACGCAATTTCAATTATATTTCTGTCCAAACTTCCAAGAAGGACTCTTCCGTCTGATACTATGGTTCTCTCTAGTCTGTTTCCCTTGTAAATGGAGACTATTGCAAAACGCTTCCCTTCAGCACTTAATTTTGAAATTAATGGAAAGATCTCACACGAACTCATAAACTAATATTAAATTAGCTAATTAAATACCTTTTTCTCTAACTAGTTTTAATTCTTTAAGCACATACGTAAACTATTTTCTTATACTCTTTATCTTAATAAACGAGTTTATAAAATTTACAATATAATTTCTTATTATAATGGATAGCCTGAAAATTGTATAACAGAAAAGTTTTTTATATAGAAAAATTAACTAATTTATGCCACAACAAAATACTGAGATATTGGGCTTAGAAAAGATCAAAAAAGGCGTTACCTATTTCCTCTTCTACTCCATACTAGACATCATTGTATCAGTGGGAGTCTTCATAACACTAGTGTCAGTGTTCCATTTACCTTTAACTGTCAACAGCATGCTAGCCCATTATGGAATTTACGCTGAGATTGTTCTAGTAATTGAAGCGGTCTTATTGCCCATATTTATACTCTCCTTTTGGAGAATAAGGGAAGGATTTAAAATATTGGCAACTTCTAGAAAGGAGTTAAATAAAGGAACACTAGGAGGCACTATAGGAGTAATAGGTTACGTGTTAGTTCTAGCTGGATCAATAGCTCTGATCCCAGTTCAACTGCAACAAACCGTTATGCCCATAGCCGGTAGGATAGTGATTGGAGGATATTTACTTTCACTTATAGGAGTACTTTTAATAGGATTAGCTTACATGAAGGCTAGTAACATTTACAATAACAGAACCATAAAGGAGGGAGGGACATTAATTTTAGCGTGGGTTCTAATAGCATTTATAATCGGTATTGCACACAGTGAACCAATTGCAATCTTTTCAGAGATATTTATTAGTTCTATAGGATTACTTAGTGCTTATCTCTTATCTTCAGGCTTAGGGCAAGTTTTGAGATCAAAGCAAATCTAGAGAAAAAGTCTCTATTAGAAATATAAAAAAATAAGCTATTTTTTGTAAGTCCTTTAGCTCGGTGGTAAAGAAGAAGAGAACGCTAATCTTAACAGTTGAAATAGTGACCAAACAACACCGTAGGTAGTATTTAGATTTAGCTCCCTATACTCTAAGGCTGATTTCCCTTTAGTCTCCTTTAGCCTTTCAAAATACCACTCTATAGTTTTAAATACTTTATCGATCATGTACGTTACAATCGATCTTATGAAAGGATTCTTACTAGTGTAGGCTATTGTATTTCCCAGTCTTCTAGTAATCTTCAGATCATATTTCCATGAAAGATATAATAAGTCCCAATATCTAGACGGCAATCTCTCTAATGCAGGTAACGGATTATCCCTAATTTTAGATAAACCCATCGGTATAACTGGCAATGGAAATATCCACGCAATTGGTTCATGATCTATAATGTATTCAACTAATTTTATTGAATCCTCAACGTCCTTATCAGTCTCTTCTGGATACCCTATGGTCATAGTATAGCAAGGGAAGATATAGCTTTCATTCATTATCGCTGTGGACTCCACTATTAAATCCTTCCAATTGGTATAGTTCCAAGGAAAAGCTTTC belongs to Saccharolobus solfataricus and includes:
- a CDS encoding DsrE family protein, whose amino-acid sequence is MAKVLFLIMSGDEKFDLAMRMAYNSVKNKRYEDVKVIYFGPSQKKLTQLDGDMKNMFQELLQNKIVDSACIGVAQAMNIKPHLENLGVSLMPAGERVSYYVNQGYEVITF
- a CDS encoding DMT family transporter, translating into MKILKYLLPYVTITSFNYYFAKDAITFSSPIFFNLIRYVISSIIFLSISRGKILFNRDVIQLAVYTTVSSLLWAYGLLYVSPAESAVLSYTMPLFSIPISFIILLERPAVLEIVGVVIGFSGVILYGLPLVHGLTLFGSIITIVNALFWGLFTVFYRKLKGYDPITVNASQFSIGSIILALLLPIHHNIDPNPEFYIGIAYTSTLGGAISFFLWNMMVKAEKIPKVTVLSFSVPILTTLVEFLLYHVLPFPIQLFGIFLMFLGILISRSRTLLS
- a CDS encoding NAD(P)-dependent malic enzyme; translation: MVDAVELSRKYEGKIEIYPKVPITSYNDFALIYTPGVAEVSKAIYKDPDKSFELTSRWNTIAVVTDGTRVLGLGNIGPTAAMPVMEGKSLLFKYLGGVDAIPLPINVKSADEFTNVVKALETSFGGINLEDIESPKCFYILEKLQSMLNIPVWHDDQQGTAAAILAGLINAMILTNKDPKESKVVFYGAGASNIAAARILAKYGFKYENIVMIDSKGPLYADREDVDHLMLHHKWKYELAIKTNKWEAKEIKDAFSGADAVVAASTPGPNVIKKEWISLMNKEAIVFALANPVPEIWPQDAKEAGAKIVATGRSDFPNQVNNSLIFPAIFRGVLDSRAKAITDEMTIAASEALAKYARDRGINENYIIPRMDEWEAFYEEAAAVASKAVELGLARVKKSREEFREIAKERIIRARKIMNLVISTWSP
- a CDS encoding GNAT family N-acetyltransferase translates to MVTIRRATKEDVKTLIDFFSRMYRLNSEFDPLLLTPENLEERINKVVEKSLEDQNEMIVVAEDQGRIVGAARVLIIDRIFYTPEKEALIREFYVHPSYRRQGVGNEIVNFIISELKERGIEILGAEFPSRNLIAISFYRKMGFREIYCEFVKKI
- a CDS encoding 3-hydroxyacyl-CoA dehydrogenase; this encodes MIRNVLVVGAGTMGHGIAEVSAIAGYNVYLSDVSKDILNNAIQKVKWSLEKLYEKGNLKESVEDVLGRIKTIEGLSNELREIDISIEAIPEKLDLKRQLFSKLEELLPNNAILATNTSSLPITEIASAVKRQERVIGTHFFNPPVLMQLVEIIRGSKTSDDTVKQTYEFIKSLRKIPIMVNKDVPGFVVNRILLRIITTACMLVEKGICEYTAIDAVARYKLGFPMGIFELVDYTGVDVNYYVSSAMMERGFKAYPCKTLEEMTKKGDLGVKSGKGFYTYPSNKYIKPNLPPQLAEKINPLYIIAPAISEANWMVKNGIASKEDIDLGVRLGLSFPKGIFDYEREFGRESVTKTLEDLRRISGMEEYLPE
- a CDS encoding Zn-ribbon domain-containing OB-fold protein, yielding MSLNEIRDKMQKEISQSLLMLDNAIKTTKLPIVNEQKTNNPLWIDVREIDLRYQIPVKRIFKFFEGLREGKILATKCPKCGSIYFPPQDDCPKCKISNLEWIEMPKEGEIVAYTVVNVKPPSFSHYQDYIVGIARMSNGVNVLGWVRAKEVRVGMKVKLEVIERKPEGYLTYELVPVG
- a CDS encoding thiolase domain-containing protein; translation: MRNVAIIGTGHTKFGVRTDVNLQELAWEAVKQALEEANIDQNEIQYFVVGNVGNWSSEELPAVIVGEYCNLTPKGTMRVEAACSTGSAAIRDAYLAIKSGEADIALVVGVEQMHQAPNPQVVELIGRAGGYFWEFENFGLTFPGYYALHASAYMAKYGMKEEDLGKIAIKNHYYGAKNPYAQFQKEITMEEYLKSKPVAYPLKLLDSSPITDGAAAIVLASEEVAKKITDSPVWIVSQGVASGTANLSRRTDFTHIEAAHIAAQQAYKRARIEFDNAWKNFDVADVHDCFTIAEIMAYEDLGFAKRGEGYLLAREEQTYIGGKIPVNVDGGLKAKGHPIGATGVSMAVSITRQLLYRAHKGTQVEVRNGMGITHNVGGTGHYAYVTIYSTRRPST
- a CDS encoding long-chain fatty acid--CoA ligase, which encodes MNSEYYEYQLTIDKILDSGSRSFPDREIVYRDIRRYTFRSFANSVKRLANGLRKIGVKRGEKIGVIDWDTDVYMHNYYAIPMIGSVLHTVNIRYPLELIAKTILHAEDKYLIVRDEFMPLIEKAKGIMPVGMKVISYSDSKEKVRSSLDTIDFWELIESNEPLEEETNVNENDMATIFYTSGTTGEPKGVWFNHRKIVLHAISVSLVGARPPLSLTSNDVYMILVPMFHVHAWGYPYVALMAGVKYVLPGKYDYSFILSLMDKEGVTYSAMVPTILYLLLTNPDAPRYLHVFKRWKVTIGGSALPEGLAKKAKELGITVIGGYGLSETCPVLSVGYYNSAIERLDDNTKFMAQITAGAPIPLVQIKIVDPATGKEKETGKIGEIVVRAPWLTQEYYKDPEKTKALWKGGWLHTGDLAYMDQYGYIHIVDREKDAIKSGGEFIPSLLLENAISLHPKVSQVAVVGIKDEKWGERPAAFIVPKEQVSEEEIRQFLLKLADEGKIQKWWIPDRFIFISSMPLTSTNKIDKKVLRDMTQTK
- a CDS encoding acyl-CoA dehydrogenase family protein → MVLPFSSVEAFSINISEKHELFRRAVREFMERDVAPYVEKGEKEGTVPKEVLEKAKEIGLYGVAVPEQYGGQGGDTLMTAIAQEEISRVWASLSTRISVGGLFMTPILLFGNEEQKKKYVTPVARGDKVAAFANTEPVAGSDVAGIQTVAKKINGKYVINGRKIFITNGGIADYYVVTARTSPPEPNARWKGISMFIVEREWKGVKVLNRIETMGLRASNTAELAFEDVEVPAENLLGEEGNGFKYAMATFDRTRVGVAAQGVGVAQAALERMVTYSTQRFAFQSPLIGFQMVQEKIAESLTEVNTARLLTYWAANLFDRGLENEAIVAASMAKLYATDIAEKVAIRAITVHGGYGVATSTGVERLLRDVEVMRIYEGANDIQKLVILRETARRLLGIKM
- a CDS encoding alcohol dehydrogenase catalytic domain-containing protein, with the protein product MKAAILTQFNSPFIIGNAEPHGVGVRINVAYTGICGRDLVIWKGGFKNLKLPLILGHEIVGYYNGRPVAVYPNLYCGSCDYCKSGKENLCDNARILGEGEITGGYAEQVIVPERNLIPLPDDKLEKYAATMDPVATAIHASKLADLKKDSKVLVTGAGGGVGIHLVQYLKYLGISNVYGLSSKGEKLKELGVTPVSDIRGEKFDAIFELVGSKTINDSLRALKKEGILVLIGNTEGEPITLSRPAMSIMRQHKIVGSASYTQAEYEEAIKLVGYGKIKAIYEIYELERINEAYRKMLERKVLGRAILKVI